The genome window AGaaggctcacaatcatcaccttgGGACTTGTAGTCGAGTGGGctaccttcgtgcaagaggctttATTGACACCTCAGACAAGGCGAGCATAGTGGCATCAGATGCAATGACTCTACTTCGACAAAATGCTTTTGGCGAAGGTGGAGATGCTCAGGGTCTTCTAGATTACTTCAAAAGGATGCAAGCTGACAACCCTGCGTTCTTTTATTCCATACAGGTTGACAACAATAGCTGTGTTACCAATGCTTTCTGGGCAGACTCTAAAGCTAGAACTGCATATGGCTACTTTGGTGATGCTGTAGTCTTTGACACAACATACAAAAAGAACAAGTACATGATGCCTTTTGTTACATTCTCTGGAGTCAACCATCACTTGCAGCCCATTATCTTTGGTTGTGCCTTGCTCATCGATGAGACTGAGTTCTCATTTATTTGGTTATTTGAAACATGGCTAGCGGCAATGGGGGGTCGCCCTCCAGTGTCATTGATTACTGATCAGAACAGGGCCATGGCAGCGGCAATTGCAAAAGTGTTCCCCAATACATGCCATCGATTTTGTAAGTGGCTTATTTTGAGTAGAAGCAAGCAGAAGTTAGCCCATGTCTATTCTGCACATCCTACTTTGAGAGGGGAATTGGAAGAATGTGTCATCAAGTCTGAAACTATTGAAGCCTTTGAAGCTAGATGGGCGTCAGTCATTGATAAATATGACCTTAGGAAGAACACATGGCTTCAGGCACTATTTAACATCCGTCAAAAATGGATTCCATTGTACTCGAAGGACACATTTTTTGCCGAAATATCCTCAATGCAGAAGTTAGAAACTATGAGTGACTTATACAAGAAATATTTTAATACGAAGACCTCGTTAAAAGTATTTCTCACACAGTTTGAATTAGCCATGGCAGACCGATTTGAGGATGAAGCACAAGCAGACTTTGAGACACTTTGTACAAAACCAAATCTAAAGACTGCCTCACCAATAGAAAAACAAGCATCAGCTATCTATACAAGAGCAGTATTTAATAAATTTCAGGAGGAATTTGTGGAGTCGTTAGGTTATAATGTTTACAAAATAAAAGATGGTGCTAGTAGCAAATTTAGTGTGACAAGGGATGAGGATTCTCTTGAGACGTTCATTGTCTCATATAATGCTGGTAAAAAAACAGCAACTTGTAGTTGCAAAAACTTTGAGTTTTCTGGCATTTTGTGTCGCCATGTTTTGGGAGTATTCTTAATGATTGATGTTCGAGTACTTCCTAAAGAGTACTTCTTGCAGCGTTGGACGAGAAGTGCAAAAGTTGGTGCTATAATGAATGAACTTAGCGCTGAGCCTCAAAATAATTGTCAAGAATCCATTACTTCACGATATAATGATCTTTGTCGTGATGCAATTAGATGTGCAGAGAAAGGGGCAACATCAGTAAAGATATATAAAGCAGCCAAAGATGTTCTAAAGAAGGCTTATGACAATATTATTGCTTTTGAAAAAAACACTTCAAAAGGTGCACAAAGAGATGTAATCAACATTAATGAGGAAATCACTATAGATGATGCAATAAATGATCAATCTTTACAAGATCCTGAAAGAAAGGTATGCAGTTTTCTTTGTTGTTACTTCTTGTTATTTCTTCTTCTGTTGGTTTATACACTGTCAAATATTGCTTTATGATTCTTTTGATCCACTATCTATTATTGTGCCACTGCCAACTACTGTAGTTGAAAAAGATGTCAGGGCTGCATCATGTTTCATTTCTTGCTTATGCTTCTTAATTCTTGTTGCTATCATATTTTTGAGCTACATCGCTTGCTAGTGAAATGTCAGATTTCTTTTACGTGTTGTAGACTTGGATAAAAGCAATCACTAACAGGGATTGTtgccaaaaaaaaatttatggttGTATGTTCGGGAAGCTTCTATTGCAGTTTTGTTAAGACATTATTTATCAACATGTGGACATCAATGCTGCATCTTGAATAAACTAAACGTGATTGTAAGaagcattttgtttgtttatccatGAAATGCTTACCACTCATGTA of Musa acuminata AAA Group cultivar baxijiao chromosome BXJ1-7, Cavendish_Baxijiao_AAA, whole genome shotgun sequence contains these proteins:
- the LOC135582482 gene encoding protein FAR1-RELATED SEQUENCE 9-like; amino-acid sequence: MESTRSEGDELIEDYVECLMSLDANARPCENDNSSLATHAEDPTSIPVGIIVQPIRELAPVGAEDNKEPTLGMEFESDEAAKSFYNDYARRLGFPFRVGRSRRSKGVEEVLIMKRFVCSKEGIYRKKPSSEGTRKRERISMREGCKAMMEVIRDSDRWVVSKLEKAHNHHLGTCSRVGYLRARGFIDTSDKASIVASDAMTLLRQNAFGEGGDAQGLLDYFKRMQADNPAFFYSIQVDNNSCVTNAFWADSKARTAYGYFGDAVVFDTTYKKNKYMMPFVTFSGVNHHLQPIIFGCALLIDETEFSFIWLFETWLAAMGGRPPVSLITDQNRAMAAAIAKVFPNTCHRFCKWLILSRSKQKLAHVYSAHPTLRGELEECVIKSETIEAFEARWASVIDKYDLRKNTWLQALFNIRQKWIPLYSKDTFFAEISSMQKLETMSDLYKKYFNTKTSLKVFLTQFELAMADRFEDEAQADFETLCTKPNLKTASPIEKQASAIYTRAVFNKFQEEFVESLGYNVYKIKDGASSKFSVTRDEDSLETFIVSYNAGKKTATCSCKNFEFSGILCRHVLGVFLMIDVRVLPKEYFLQRWTRSAKVGAIMNELSAEPQNNCQESITSRYNDLCRDAIRCAEKGATSVKIYKAAKDVLKKAYDNIIAFEKNTSKGAQRDVININEEITIDDAINDQSLQDPERKVTNLLGQLLGSSWSP